A window of Stenotrophomonas indicatrix genomic DNA:
CAGCCTTGCGCAGCACCTCGGCGCGCTGTTCGTACGGCGCTGCCGCCCATGCCTGTTGTGCCTGCGCCGCAGCGGCCGCCGAACGTGCGACCTGCGCCGCATCGGCCAGGCCGATTTCGCCAAGCGAGTGCCCGGTGGCGGGCTCGATCACCGGCTGGCGCTGTGCAGCGGCGCTCCATTGACCGTCGAAGAAGGCGCCTGACCAGAGTGCGTCCGGCAGCCATGGGGAAGATGCAGTCATGAAAAGTCCTCCTGTGTCGTGCCGCCATTGCACGCCTGGCCCGCAGCGTCGGCAATCGGCCATTGGCGTGATGTCGGCAAGGGATTGAATCGACGGGAATTTCCAGCATCGCCGTTGTCCAGTTCCTGCACAGTGAACGGCGCCCCTGCAGCGGCCCGCCTACAATGGCCCCCCCCGCCAGCCGATGCGCCCGCCATGACCGACACCCCCCTGCCCACCGACGACCCGATCGCCGCCACCCGCCTGTGGCTGGAGCGCATCGTCATCGGCCTGAACCTGTGCCCGTTCGCCAAGGCGGTGTATGTGAAGGACCAGGTCCGCATCGTGCTGAGCGACGCGACCACACCCGAAGCCCTGGTGGAAGAACTGGCCGAGGAACTGGTGCTGCTGCGCGACACGCCGGCCGAGCAGATCGATACCACCCTGATCGTGCATCCGCAGGTACTGACCGACTTCCTCGACTACAACGACTTCCTCGACAACGCCGATGCGGCGATCGAGGCGCTGGACCTGCAGGGCATCCTGCAGGTGGCCAGCTTCCATCCGGACTACCAGTTCGATGGCGTCGCCGCCGATGACGCCAGCAACTACACCAACCGCGCGCCCTACCCCACCCTGCACCTGCTGCGCGAAGACAGCGTGGCGCGCGCGGTGGACGTCTACCCGGACCCGGACGTGATCGTCGAGCGCAACATCCAGACCCTGGACCGGATCGGTGTCGAGGGCTGGCACCGTCGCCTGCGCGGCGACGACCTGTCATGAGCACGGTGCCGCCGATTGCCACCTGGCCGGCTGCGCCGCTGCACGGCAGGGTGGTGCTGGTCACCGGCGGTGCCAACGGCATCGGCCGCGGCATCGCCCAGGCGGTGCTCGGGGCCGGCGGCCGTGTGCTGATCGGCGATCTGGACGTAGAGGCGGGCCAGGCCTGCCTGGCCGAATGGCAGCGCGGCGATGATGCCGCGTTCCAGCGGCTGGACATCACCGACGAAAGCAGCGTGCGCGACTTCATCGCGGCGGCCCTGCAACGCTTCGGGCGCATCGACGGCCTGGTCAACAATGCCGGCATCGCCGGGCCGCACGGCACCCTGCTGCAGGACATGGACTGGGAAGAATGGCAGCGCCGGCTGTCATCGCTGCATGGCGCGTTCCTGTGCAGCAAGCACGCATTGCCGGCGTTGTCGGCCGACGCAGGCGCGATCATCAACATCGCATCGACGCGCGCCTGGCAGTCCGAGGCGCACAGCGAAGCCTACGCTGCGGCCAAGGGCGGGCTGGTGGCCTTCACCCATGCACTGGCCATCAGTGCGGGACCGGCGGTGCGGGTGAACAGCATCAGCCCCGGCTGGATCAGCACCGATGCCTGGCAGGCGCCGTCACGCCGGCACGTGCCGCAGTACTCGGCCACCGCCCACGCCCAGCATCCGGTTGGCCGCGTCGGCGAACCCGAGGACATCGGCGCACTGGCGGTGTACCTGCTGTCCTCGTTGTCCGGCTTCAGCACCGGCCAGGACTTCATCGTCGACGGCGGCATGACCCGGAAGATGATCTACGCCGATTGAAAGCGGGACGCCCCGGTAGCGCCGGGCCATGCCCGGCGGCTTTCCTACGCCGCGCTACGTGCTCGCCAGGCATGGCCCGGCGCTACCGGAGCGCTGCCCTTTTTTGCGTTTACGCCATGCCGGAGCATTCCGGTAGATCCACGCCATGCGTGGATGGCGGCAACGTGCTTACGCCATGCCCGAATGGCGCAGCAGCGCGTCGATCTGCGGCGCACGGCCGCGGAAGGCCTTGAAGTTCTCGGCAGCCGGACGGCTGCCGCCGCGCGACAGCACCTCGTCGCGGAAACGCGCGCCGGTTGCGGCCAGCGCCTGCGGCGCTTCCTCGAACGCGGCGTAGGCATCGGCGCTCAACACTTCGGCCCACTTGTAGCTGTAGTAACCGGCGGCATAGCCACCGGCGAAGATATGGCTGAACTGGTGCGGGAAGCGATTCCAGCTCGGCGGATGGTTCACCGCCACTTCCGCACGCACCCGCTCAAGCAGTGCCAGCACGCTGTCCTGCGCCGCCTCGAACTGGCTGTGCAGCAGCATGTCGAACAGACCGAATTCCAGCTGGCGCACGGTGGCCATGCCGCTGTGGAAGTTGCGTGCGGCCAGCATGCGCTCGTACAGCGCGCGCGGCAGCGGCTCGCCGGTTTCCACATGCGCGGTCATGCCCTGCAGGTGGTCCCATTCCCAGCAGAAGTTCTCCATGAACTGGCTGGGCAGCTCCACCGCATCCCACTCCACGCCGTTGATGCCGGCCACGCCCAGTTCGCCGATGCGGGTCAGCAGCTGATGCAGGCCATGGCCCATTTCATGGAACAGCGTGGTCACTTCATTGTGGCTGAAGGTTGCCGGCTTGCCATCGGCACCACGGCCGAAGTTGCACACCAGGTACACCAGCGGCGTCTGTACGCTGCCATCGGCGCGCTCGCGGCGGTTGCGGCAGTCATCCATCCACGCGCCGCCACGCTTGCCCTCGCGGGCGTACAGGTCCAGGTAGAACTGGCCCACCAGGGCGCCCTGCGCATCCACCAGGCGGAAGAAGCGCACGTCCTCATGCCAGACCGGCGCACTGTCTTCCTGCACGCGCAGGCCGTACAGCTGCTCGATCACCGAGAACAGGCCGCCGAGTACCTTCGGTTCGGTGAAATACTGCTTCACTTCCTGCTCGGAGTAGCTGTAACGCGCCTGCTTCAGGCGGTCGGCGGCGAACGCCAGATCCCAGGCCTGCAGGCTGTCGATACCGAGATGCTCGCGGGCGAACTGCTCCAGCTCGGCGCGGTCCTTGGCGGCGAACGGCTTGGCGCGCGCGGCCAGGTCACGCAGGAAGCCCAGCACTTCGGCGGGGTCGCTGGCCATCTTGGTGGCCACCGAATAGTCGGCGTAGGAATCAAAGCCCAGCAGCGCGGCCAGCTCGGCACGCAGTGCAAGGATGCGATCGATGTTGCCGCCGTTGTCCAGCGCATCGTCGCCGAACTCGGAAGCGCGTTGCGCGCTGGCGCGGTACAGGATCTCGCGCAGGTCGCGGTCCTCGCCCCAGGTCTGCACCGGCAGGTAGCACGGCATCTGCAGGGTCAGCTTCCAGCCTGCCTTGCCGTCTTTTTCCGCAGCGGCGCGTGCAGCAGCCTTCACGTCGTCCGGCACGCCGGCCAGGCGCGCCGGGTCTTCGACGATCAGCGACCACGCATCGGTGGCGTCGAGCACGTTCTGCGAGAACTTCGCCGACAGCGCCGACAGTTCCTCCTTGATGGCGGAAAAACGCTGCTGCGCGTCCGCATCCAGTTCAGCACCGCCGAGGCGGAAATCACGCAGGGTGTTGTCCAGCACCTTGCGGCGCGCCTCATCAAAACCGGCCGCTTCGGTGCTGGCCGCCAGCGCCTGGTACTGGCGGTACAGCGCCAGGTTCTGGCCCAGCGCACTGGCAAAGCGGGTCACCCGCGGCAGGTTGCTGTTGTAGGCCTCACGCAGCTCCGGCGTGTTGACCACGCCCTGCAGGTGGCCCACCAGGCCCCAGGCGCGCCACAGGCGTTCGGTGGCGTCGTCCAGCGGGGTGACGAAGGTCTGCCAGGTTACCGGCTGCACCTGCTCGGCAGCGCTGACCACCGCTTCGGCCTGCGCCAGCAGCACGTCCAGCGCCGGCGCCACATGCTCGGGGCGGATCGCCTCGAAGCGCGGCAGGCCGGAAAAATCGAGCAGGGGGTTGGCAACGGTCACGGCAGGTCTCCAGGGTACGGGCCCGGCAGCGCGGGCAGCCAGACCGATATGGCGCTGGCCGGGCCGGCAGACAAGGGGCGGCGGGCCATTGTTCACGTCGGCCTTACGGCCGCCGGCTGAAGCTTGCGGCGCGGGGGAGACCGCAGCGGAACGTGTCGAGGAGGCCCCACATGGAAGGTCTGGCTCCAGCTCCATCCGCAGTACGTTCACCAACGCTGGCGCTGTCGGCCAGCCCGACTGAACTGGCCTGGATCGCCGCGTTGTGCG
This region includes:
- a CDS encoding SDR family oxidoreductase, with the translated sequence MSTVPPIATWPAAPLHGRVVLVTGGANGIGRGIAQAVLGAGGRVLIGDLDVEAGQACLAEWQRGDDAAFQRLDITDESSVRDFIAAALQRFGRIDGLVNNAGIAGPHGTLLQDMDWEEWQRRLSSLHGAFLCSKHALPALSADAGAIINIASTRAWQSEAHSEAYAAAKGGLVAFTHALAISAGPAVRVNSISPGWISTDAWQAPSRRHVPQYSATAHAQHPVGRVGEPEDIGALAVYLLSSLSGFSTGQDFIVDGGMTRKMIYAD
- a CDS encoding M3 family metallopeptidase gives rise to the protein MTVANPLLDFSGLPRFEAIRPEHVAPALDVLLAQAEAVVSAAEQVQPVTWQTFVTPLDDATERLWRAWGLVGHLQGVVNTPELREAYNSNLPRVTRFASALGQNLALYRQYQALAASTEAAGFDEARRKVLDNTLRDFRLGGAELDADAQQRFSAIKEELSALSAKFSQNVLDATDAWSLIVEDPARLAGVPDDVKAAARAAAEKDGKAGWKLTLQMPCYLPVQTWGEDRDLREILYRASAQRASEFGDDALDNGGNIDRILALRAELAALLGFDSYADYSVATKMASDPAEVLGFLRDLAARAKPFAAKDRAELEQFAREHLGIDSLQAWDLAFAADRLKQARYSYSEQEVKQYFTEPKVLGGLFSVIEQLYGLRVQEDSAPVWHEDVRFFRLVDAQGALVGQFYLDLYAREGKRGGAWMDDCRNRRERADGSVQTPLVYLVCNFGRGADGKPATFSHNEVTTLFHEMGHGLHQLLTRIGELGVAGINGVEWDAVELPSQFMENFCWEWDHLQGMTAHVETGEPLPRALYERMLAARNFHSGMATVRQLEFGLFDMLLHSQFEAAQDSVLALLERVRAEVAVNHPPSWNRFPHQFSHIFAGGYAAGYYSYKWAEVLSADAYAAFEEAPQALAATGARFRDEVLSRGGSRPAAENFKAFRGRAPQIDALLRHSGMA
- a CDS encoding DUF1415 domain-containing protein; the encoded protein is MTDTPLPTDDPIAATRLWLERIVIGLNLCPFAKAVYVKDQVRIVLSDATTPEALVEELAEELVLLRDTPAEQIDTTLIVHPQVLTDFLDYNDFLDNADAAIEALDLQGILQVASFHPDYQFDGVAADDASNYTNRAPYPTLHLLREDSVARAVDVYPDPDVIVERNIQTLDRIGVEGWHRRLRGDDLS